A window of Kribbella sp. NBC_00382 genomic DNA:
CTGTCACTGCCTCGCCAGCAACTGTCTGGCGTGCGCCGACTGAGGGCTCCCCTGACTCTCGTAGAAGCGCAAGGCGGCTTGCCACTCGACCCGTGCCTCGTCCACCCGGCCGAGCGCGGCCAGGGTCTGCCCCATCCGAAGCCGCACGTTCGCCTCCCGGTCCTGCGCCTCGACGTCCAGCGCCAGCTTCAGCGCATCCTGCTGGGACTCCAGCGCGTCCTCATAGCGCCCGAGCTCGAACCACACCGCACCGAGATGATCGAGTACCTCCGCCACTCCGCCGTCCGACCCGAGGGCGCGATGGATCACCTCGGCCTGCTGCAACGCGTCGACCGCCTCGTCGTACCGGCCGGTCGTCCGATAGGCCTCGGCGATCGTCAGCTGCATGGCAGCCACCCGGACCGGCCGGTCCGTCCGCCGGATCACGCCGATCGTCGACTCGAAGGCGGCCCGCTGCGTCTCGAACTCGCCTTCCTTCCCGGCGATCTGGCCGAGGATCAACCGCGAATAGGCCTCCAGGCTCTCGTGACCGAGCCGGATCGCCTGCTCCATCGAGTCCTGCGCGGCCACCCGGCCTTCGTCGAGCCGGTCTGCCTGTTCGAGCATGTGCGCCAGGTTCATCAGGCTCTTGGCCTCGTACTCCGCCTCGCCCAGCTCCGCGGCCAGCCGCCGAGCCGTGGCCAGGTGATCCGCGCCGCCGGCGAAGTCGCCCAGCTCGGCCTGCGCCAGTCCCAGGTCGAAATGGATCATGAACGCGCCCTGCGGGTCCGATCGCTCGTCGACCACACCGACCGCGAACTCGTTGAGCTGCTTCCACTCCAGCCATCGCCGATGGTGCCGGCACGCGAGGCTCGCACCGACCGCGATCCGGATGACCCGCTCGCGTTCAGCAGCTGATCCGGTCGCCGCGGCCTGTGCGGTCAGGACCAGGCTGTTGCGATCCGCCTCGAACTCCTCGAGGGCGCTCTCCAGATCAGGCAGGTCCATCGCGCCCGCCACCCAGGCCGGGTCGTGCCACTTGTCCCGCACCGGCGACTGGGGATCCAGCTCATCCGAGCGCCAGAGCATCGCGACGTACTGGTCAAGTACCCGGAGCCTCAGCGCGGCTCGGTCCTCCTCGGACGTCATCGACAGAGCGAGATCGTGCCCAACAGCCCGGATCAGGTCATGGATCCGGTACCGCCGCAGTGCCGGCGTCTCGAGCAGATTGACGTCAACCAGGTGCTCGAGTGCCGTCTCGACCTCGATCGCCGGCAGACCGAGAGCAGCCGCGGCAACCCGCAGAGAGAAGTCGTCACCGGGGAGCAGGGAGATCAGCGGGAGTGCCCTGGCGGCCGTCTGGTCGACCTTGCGAGTACTGGCCGCCAGCGCCTCGATGGAGACGCCGAGACTCGACCGCACGCCGAGACCTGTCGACGACAGCACTCCAAGCTTCGACTGCTCATCGGTCAGCGCGGCCGCCAGTTGCGCCAAGGACAGCTCCGGCCGGTCAGCCAGGTAGGTGCCAGCGATCCGCAGAGCCAGTGGCAGGCGCCCGCACAGCCGCACGACCTCAGCGGCTGCAGTGGGCTCTTGCTCTGTCCTGTGCTCAGCCACTGAGCCCAGTAGCCGCACCCCCTCGGCCTCGGACAGCAGGTCGAGGGGTAGGTGCCTGGCTCCGTCCAGCCCGCTCAACCGTCGCCTACTGGTGACCAGCGTGACCGTCTCCGCAGTACCGGGCAGCAGCGGCCCGACTTGGCTAGCACTGGCCGCGTTGTCGAGCATGAGCAGCACCCGCCGCCCGGCCAGCATCGACCGGTACCGCGCCGAAGCAGCCGCCAACTCGTCCGGTACGTCGCGTACGCCGAGGGTCCACAGGAGCCGGCCCAGCGCCTCCAGCGGTGGGACCGGATCGCCGCCGTGCCCGCGCAGATCGACGTACAGCTGGCCGTCGGGGAAGGCATCAGCGGTCTGCTGCGCAGCACGAACCGCCAGCGAGGTCTTGCCGATGCCACCCATCCCGGCGATCGCCACCAGCACAGCTCCGCCGGCAGCGGCGGGAGCAGCCGTCAACGCACCGACCAGCTCGTCGAGCGCCTGCTCCCGTCCCACGAAGTCCGCGAGATCCGGCGGCAACTGCCGCGGCACAATCTGCGACGCAGGCCTTTGCGCAGCCTGCACCAGCAGATCCTGCTCGCCTGCCGGCAACCCGAGCGCACCGGCCAACTGCTCGATCGTGCTGGGCCGCGGATACCGCCGCCGCCCGTTCTCCAGCGCCCGGATCGCCTCGACACTCAACGCGGCCCGCTCGGCCAACGCCTCTCGACTCAACCCGGCCGCAGCCCGATGCGTCCGCAACAACCCGCCCAGCCGGGTGCCCATGTCCCGAGATCCTAGCCTTCAATGAGCAGGGCAGGCTCCTGGATCAGAGCCCGGCGAACAGGTCTGTTTCGACCCCGCTGGGGCCGGGGGCCGCGGTGCCCTTGACCAGGCGGTAGGCCTCGTCGCCGAAGATCTCGTTGCCGTTGTTGTTCGACAGGGCGAAGAACGGGCCGTCGACGGTGATCTGGGTGGCGTGCGCCTTCATCGCGTTCATCTTGCGGTCGATGAACTCGCCGGCCGGGATGACACAGTCGACCAGCCGGTCCGGGGTGATCATCGCCGGCATCGGGCCGTCCGGGTCCATCCCCTCGAAGGTGGTGGTGTCACCAGCCTCGCGGAGCTTGCGCAGGCTCTCCCGCATGGTCGTCTCGCCGATCGTCGGCCAGTAGATCTTCGCGATCTCCCAGGCCTCGCCCAGGTCCTCCCGGTACGACGGCGCCGCGGCGAGCGCGGCCGCGTAGGTCGCCACCCGGTGCGCCTGGATGTGGTCGGGGTGACCGTAATTGCCCCATTGGTCGTAAGTGA
This region includes:
- the mshB gene encoding N-acetyl-1-D-myo-inositol-2-amino-2-deoxy-alpha-D-glucopyranoside deacetylase, translated to MSELPDRRLLLVHAHPDDETINNGATMARYVAEGAQVTLVTCTLGEEGEVLVPELAHLAADQTDELGKHRIGELAAAMAELGVTDHRFLGGPGKYRDTGMIYNAEGNADVPPDTRPDSFWKADLLAAANDLVPVIREIRPQVLVTYDQWGNYGHPDHIQAHRVATYAAALAAAPSYREDLGEAWEIAKIYWPTIGETTMRESLRKLREAGDTTTFEGMDPDGPMPAMITPDRLVDCVIPAGEFIDRKMNAMKAHATQITVDGPFFALSNNNGNEIFGDEAYRLVKGTAAPGPSGVETDLFAGL
- a CDS encoding tetratricopeptide repeat protein, which produces MGTRLGGLLRTHRAAAGLSREALAERAALSVEAIRALENGRRRYPRPSTIEQLAGALGLPAGEQDLLVQAAQRPASQIVPRQLPPDLADFVGREQALDELVGALTAAPAAAGGAVLVAIAGMGGIGKTSLAVRAAQQTADAFPDGQLYVDLRGHGGDPVPPLEALGRLLWTLGVRDVPDELAAASARYRSMLAGRRVLLMLDNAASASQVGPLLPGTAETVTLVTSRRRLSGLDGARHLPLDLLSEAEGVRLLGSVAEHRTEQEPTAAAEVVRLCGRLPLALRIAGTYLADRPELSLAQLAAALTDEQSKLGVLSSTGLGVRSSLGVSIEALAASTRKVDQTAARALPLISLLPGDDFSLRVAAAALGLPAIEVETALEHLVDVNLLETPALRRYRIHDLIRAVGHDLALSMTSEEDRAALRLRVLDQYVAMLWRSDELDPQSPVRDKWHDPAWVAGAMDLPDLESALEEFEADRNSLVLTAQAAATGSAAERERVIRIAVGASLACRHHRRWLEWKQLNEFAVGVVDERSDPQGAFMIHFDLGLAQAELGDFAGGADHLATARRLAAELGEAEYEAKSLMNLAHMLEQADRLDEGRVAAQDSMEQAIRLGHESLEAYSRLILGQIAGKEGEFETQRAAFESTIGVIRRTDRPVRVAAMQLTIAEAYRTTGRYDEAVDALQQAEVIHRALGSDGGVAEVLDHLGAVWFELGRYEDALESQQDALKLALDVEAQDREANVRLRMGQTLAALGRVDEARVEWQAALRFYESQGSPQSAHARQLLARQ